In Epinephelus lanceolatus isolate andai-2023 chromosome 16, ASM4190304v1, whole genome shotgun sequence, one DNA window encodes the following:
- the anxa14 gene encoding annexin A2, with protein sequence MDPEYFKSYEMCWGTLGTVRPFSNFHPDRDAMEIQAALEKKDAVTLVRILTNRTNAQRQVIANTFEEITQKDLAVGLKKALSGDLENLLLELLMPPLQHEAYRLQQAMVGLGSDEETLLEILCTRSGKQLREISAAYRQLYKKDLENELIGETSGDFAKLVVALLNKEDVACGVRRDIEALYASLNGKKAEAKPWIDILTSRDSDHLKKVLMGLELESGQMVDQTVEKRFSGDFRLGLKVLVQCIENPYAYLAKRLADTKTSIMQGIMVSHSEDDLLCIRAAYLKLTGTSLYTALQKQFKGNHLQALLAICRSED encoded by the exons ATGGACCCTGAGTACTTCAAATCTTAT GAGATGTGTTGGGGCACCCTTGGAACGGTGCGACCATTCTCCAATTTCCACCCTGACCGTGATGCCATGGAGATCCAGGCAGCGCTGGAGAAGAAAG ATGCGGTGACTCTGGTGAGAATCCTGACCAATAGGACCAACGCTCAGAGACAAGTGATCGCCAACACCTTTGAAGAAATTACACAAAAG GACCTGGCAGTTGGTCTGAAGAAAGCTCTGTCTGGAGATCTGGAGAATCTGCTGCTGGAACTGCTGATGCCTCCTCTGCAGCATGAAGCTTACCGCCTGCAACAGGCCATGGTG ggtttAGGCTCAGATGAGGAAACACTACTGGAGATCCTGTGTACGCGATCTGGAAAGCAGCTTCGAGAAATCAGTGCTGCATACAGACAAT TGTATAAAAAGGACCTGGAGAATGAACTGATAGGAGAAACCAGTGGAGACTTTGCTAAGCTTGTTGTGGCTTTGTTGAAT AAAGAAGATGTTGCTTGTGGAGTTCGAAGAGATATTGAG GCTCTCTACGCATCACTGAACGGGAAAAAAGCAGAAGCAAAACCGTGGATTGACATACTGACCTCCAGAGACTCAGACCATCTCAAGAAAG TACTGATGGGACTGGAGCTGGAGAGTGGACAGATGGTGGATCAGACTGTGGAGAAAAGGTTTTCAGGAGACTTTCGACTGGGTTTGAAAGTTTTAG TACAGTGCATTGAAAACCCGTATGCCTACCTTGCCAAAAGACTAGCTGACACAAAG ACATCAATAATGCAGGGGATCATGGTGTCTCACTCTGAGGATGATCTGCTGTGTATCCGAGCTGCCTACCTCAAGTTAACAGGCACTTCCCTCTACACTGCTCTACAG AAACAGTTCAAAGGAAACCATCTACAGGCTCTGCTGGCCATCTGTCGATCTGAAGATTAA
- the LOC117263184 gene encoding uncharacterized protein LOC117263184 — protein sequence MKILALGFCILALLALAKATTTAVASTATTASATAVTPTMSTTVAPATSTTVAPTTSTTEALTTSTTVAPTTSTTVAPTTSTTVAPTTSTTVAPTTSTTVAPTTSTTVAPTTSMTVAPTTSTTLASTTSTTVAPTTSTTVAPTTPTSVAPTASTTVAPTKSTAVAPTNTSDMTTPPPKTTTTSPATTTTSANTTSSHITATPTINLTTTTSTTTLTTTTTTHNGGSSFKASLLFSVVPLMLYTLC from the exons ATGAAGATATTGGCTCTGGGATTTTGCATACTGGCTCTGCTGGCACTAGCCAAG GCCACAACTACCGCCGTCGCCTCAACCGCCACTACTGCGTCTGCTACAGCTGTCACCCCAACCATGTCTACAACTGTGGCCCCAGCCACGTCTACGACTGTGGCCCCAACCACGTCTACAACTGAGGCCCTAACCACGTCTACAACTGTTGCCCCGACCACGTCTACAACTGTGGCCCCAACCACGTCTACGACTGTTGCCCCAACCACGTCTACGACTGTTGCCCCAACCACGTCTACAACTGTGGCCCCAACCACGTCTACGACTGTTGCCCCAACCACGTCTATGACTGTTGCTCCGACCACGTCTACAACTTTGGCGTCAACCACGTCTACGACTGTTGCCCCGACCACGTCTACAACTGTGGCCCCAACCACTCCTACAAGTGTTGCTCCAACCGCCTCTACAACTGTCGCCCCGACCAAATCTACAGCTGTTGCCCCAACCAACACGAGTGATATGACCACCCCTCCACCGAAGACTACAACCACTTCCCCAGCCACAACAACCACATCTGCGAACACCACCAGCTCACATATTACTGCGACTCCTACGATCAACCTGACCACCACCACAAGTACAACCACCTTGACAACAACAACCACCACACACAACGGAGGCTCAAGCTTTAAAGCTtctctgctgttttctgttgtgCCATTGATGCTCTACACACTCTGCTGA